In Streptomyces durocortorensis, a genomic segment contains:
- a CDS encoding peroxiredoxin produces MLTVGDKFPEFDLTACVSLESGKEFEQINHKTYEGKWKIVFAWPKDFTFVCPTEIAAFGKLNEEFADRDAQILGFSGDSEFVHHAWRKDHPDLTDLPFPMLADSKHELMRDLGIEGEDGFAQRAVFIVDQNNEIQFTMVTAGSVGRNPKEVLRVLDALQTDELCPCNWTKGENTLDPVALLSGE; encoded by the coding sequence GTGCTCACTGTCGGTGACAAGTTCCCCGAGTTCGACCTGACCGCTTGTGTTTCGCTGGAGAGCGGCAAGGAGTTCGAGCAGATCAACCACAAGACCTACGAGGGCAAGTGGAAGATCGTCTTCGCGTGGCCGAAGGACTTCACCTTCGTGTGCCCCACCGAGATCGCCGCTTTCGGCAAGCTGAACGAGGAGTTCGCCGACCGGGACGCCCAGATCCTCGGCTTCTCCGGTGACTCCGAGTTCGTGCACCACGCCTGGCGCAAGGACCACCCGGACCTGACCGACCTGCCCTTCCCGATGCTGGCCGACTCGAAGCACGAGCTCATGCGTGACCTCGGCATCGAGGGCGAGGACGGCTTCGCCCAGCGCGCCGTCTTCATCGTCGACCAGAACAACGAGATCCAGTTCACGATGGTGACCGCCGGTTCCGTGGGCCGTAACCCCAAGGAGGTCCTGCGGGTCCTCGACGCCCTCCAGACCGACGAGCTGTGCCCGTGCAACTGGACCAAGGGCGAGAACACCCTCGACCCGGTCGCGCTCCTCTCGGGCGAGTGA
- a CDS encoding AI-2E family transporter, producing the protein MSKLPGWLGRFGAELTELGARLERQRAQAAASDDPEEPVPRPGAGVVAGTVVVAGDPAVDVAESEAASGQVPAPPSYAPSVAAKPDPVAAIPWGMRVAAEAGWRLLVLAGTLWVLMQVISAVQLVVLAFAAALLVTAMLQPTVVRLKRFGLPHGLATAVTAVLGFVIIGLVGWFVVWQVMDNLDTLSDRVRDGIDELKRWLLDSPFHVTESQINDIAKNLSDTIGTNTEEITSAGLQGVTVMVEFLTGLLLAMFSTLFLLYDGKRIWQWTLKLVPAQARPGVAGAGPRAWRTLTAYVRGTVLVALIDAVFIGLGLYFLNVPLAVPLAVFIFLFAFIPLLGAVVSGALAVVVALVTEGVFTALMVLVVVLAVQQIEGHILQPFILGRAVRVHPLAVVLAVATGGLVAGIGGAVVAVPLVAVTNTVVGYLRSYAQPDSFGSPRETGGRHGSTALSMRPAHATSGAATGSAEVRGGETRSGEVQEGPAGRAPDDRPPQD; encoded by the coding sequence ATGTCGAAACTGCCGGGCTGGCTGGGCCGCTTCGGGGCCGAACTGACCGAGCTGGGCGCGCGCCTGGAGCGACAGCGGGCGCAGGCCGCCGCTTCGGATGATCCGGAGGAGCCCGTTCCGCGCCCCGGGGCCGGGGTGGTGGCCGGGACTGTCGTGGTGGCGGGCGACCCGGCCGTCGACGTCGCGGAGAGTGAGGCGGCTTCCGGGCAGGTGCCCGCGCCGCCCTCGTACGCCCCCTCCGTGGCGGCCAAGCCCGATCCGGTCGCGGCGATCCCGTGGGGGATGCGGGTCGCGGCCGAGGCGGGCTGGCGGCTGCTCGTCCTCGCGGGGACCCTCTGGGTGCTGATGCAGGTGATCAGCGCCGTGCAGCTGGTCGTCCTCGCCTTCGCGGCCGCGCTGCTCGTCACCGCGATGCTCCAGCCGACCGTGGTCCGGCTCAAGCGGTTCGGGCTGCCGCACGGACTCGCCACCGCCGTGACCGCCGTGCTCGGCTTCGTCATCATCGGGCTGGTCGGCTGGTTCGTGGTGTGGCAGGTGATGGACAACCTGGACACGCTCTCCGACCGGGTCCGCGACGGTATCGACGAGCTGAAGCGCTGGCTGCTGGACAGCCCGTTCCATGTCACCGAGTCGCAGATCAACGACATCGCCAAGAACCTCAGCGACACCATCGGCACCAACACCGAGGAGATCACCTCCGCCGGGCTCCAGGGCGTCACGGTGATGGTGGAGTTCCTCACCGGGCTGCTGCTGGCGATGTTCTCGACGCTCTTCCTGCTCTACGACGGCAAGCGCATCTGGCAGTGGACGCTCAAGCTGGTGCCCGCCCAGGCCCGGCCCGGGGTCGCCGGGGCCGGTCCGCGCGCCTGGCGCACCCTCACCGCCTATGTGCGGGGCACAGTGCTCGTCGCCCTGATCGACGCCGTGTTCATCGGGCTCGGGCTCTACTTCCTCAATGTGCCGCTCGCGGTGCCGCTGGCCGTGTTCATCTTCCTGTTCGCCTTCATCCCGCTGCTCGGCGCCGTGGTCTCCGGGGCACTGGCGGTGGTCGTCGCGCTGGTCACCGAGGGCGTGTTCACCGCGCTGATGGTGCTGGTGGTGGTCCTCGCGGTGCAGCAGATCGAGGGCCACATCCTCCAGCCGTTCATCCTCGGCCGCGCGGTCCGGGTGCACCCGCTCGCGGTGGTCCTCGCGGTGGCGACGGGCGGCCTGGTCGCGGGCATCGGCGGCGCGGTGGTGGCCGTACCGCTGGTCGCCGTGACCAACACGGTGGTCGGCTATCTGCGCTCGTACGCCCAGCCGGACTCCTTCGGCTCACCGCGTGAGACCGGCGGACGCCACGGTTCCACCGCCCTGTCGATGCGCCCGGCACACGCCACGTCGGGGGCCGCCACCGGGAGTGCGGAGGTCCGGGGCGGTGAGACCCGGAGCGGTGAGGTCCAGGAGGGCCCGGCCGGACGCGCCCCCGACGACCGGCCGCCGCAGGACTAG
- a CDS encoding ABC transporter ATP-binding protein: MIPEGSLLSAHDLRKTYGSTPALDGASFSVHPGEVVAVMGPSGSGKSTLLHCLAGIITPDSGTVTYAGRELSAMSDAERSALRRSDFGFVFQFGQLVPELTCVENVALPLRLDGVKRRTAERTALEWMERLEVDDLGAKRPGEVSGGQGQRVAVARALAASPKVIFADEPTGALDSLNGERVMELLTEAARSANVAVVLVTHEARVAAYSDRDVTVRDGRARDLEHAG; encoded by the coding sequence ATGATCCCCGAAGGCTCCCTTCTCTCCGCGCACGACCTGCGCAAGACCTACGGTTCGACGCCCGCCCTGGACGGCGCCTCGTTCTCCGTGCACCCGGGGGAGGTCGTCGCCGTGATGGGCCCTTCCGGCTCCGGCAAGTCCACCCTGCTGCACTGCCTGGCCGGGATCATCACGCCCGACTCCGGCACCGTCACCTACGCGGGCCGCGAGCTGTCCGCGATGTCGGACGCCGAGCGCAGCGCCCTGCGGCGCAGCGACTTCGGCTTCGTGTTCCAGTTCGGCCAGCTCGTTCCCGAGCTGACCTGCGTGGAGAACGTGGCCCTGCCGCTGCGGCTCGACGGCGTGAAGCGCAGGACCGCCGAGCGCACCGCCCTGGAGTGGATGGAGCGCCTGGAGGTCGACGACCTCGGCGCGAAGCGCCCCGGGGAGGTCTCCGGCGGGCAGGGGCAGCGGGTCGCCGTGGCCCGTGCGCTGGCCGCGTCCCCGAAGGTGATCTTCGCCGACGAGCCGACCGGCGCGCTGGACTCCCTCAACGGCGAGCGCGTGATGGAGCTGCTCACCGAGGCCGCCCGTTCGGCCAACGTCGCCGTCGTCCTGGTGACCCATGAGGCCCGGGTCGCCGCCTACTCCGACCGTGACGTCACCGTGCGCGACGGCCGGGCCCGCGATCTGGAGCACGCCGGATGA
- a CDS encoding FtsX-like permease family protein, with protein sequence MTLLASRTTPTGERDRPEPPSRGAATLRDLGLGIRFAAAGGREGWIRTLLTAVGVGLGVALLLLASSVPHLLDERNAREQARSEAPLSGSPDGRAAKSDTSVVRINTTTEYRDRTVAGYLMRPDGSKPVLPPGVGRFPGADEMVVSPALKELLAAPGSELLRERLPYEITGTIGDAGLRSPNELRYYAGSDTLTPAAGGERISGYGSPGETDPLPPLLIVLTVMVCVVLLVPVAIFIATAVRFGGDRRDRRLAALRLVGADIRTTRRIAAGEALFGAVLGLLIGLAFFLVGRQFVGAVEIWDVSAFPADLVPDPLLALLITVAVPLTAVLVTLAAMRSVVIEPLGVVRRGKDRGRRLWWRLLMPLAGLAVLGSTGRISPYEYAPVKPFAVAAGAVLVLVGLALLLPWLVEACVNRLRGGPVPWQLATRRLQLSSGAASRAVSGVTVAVAGAIALQMMFAAMNADFNRVTGQDPTRAQFAAYSEDVTGDAATSAIEQFRATKGVEVVIGSVEAYASKPGDYADDDIPPTTSLTIGTCDTLRELARITSCEDGDTFVVHPRGDKDMADWVDQTARKGEVVEIGSGTGKPLRWTLPADSPTVQGRQDPMGTPHWGIMATTGAVDAGKLPGAQITAQIRVDRSVPDVAEYVRNTAARIDPGMHFVTLDSVERDRQYASIQTGLQVGATVVLLLIAASMLVSQLEQLRERKRLLSVLVAFGTRRTTLGWSVLWQTAVPVVLGLVVAVAGGLGLGATLTWMIEKSVSDWWLFLPLTGAGAGLILLVTVLSLPSLWRLMRPDGLRTE encoded by the coding sequence ATGACGCTGCTCGCTTCCCGTACCACCCCGACCGGCGAACGGGACCGCCCCGAGCCGCCCTCGCGCGGCGCGGCCACCCTCCGGGACCTCGGCCTCGGAATCCGGTTCGCCGCCGCCGGTGGCCGCGAGGGCTGGATCCGTACGCTGCTGACCGCCGTCGGCGTCGGCCTCGGGGTCGCGCTGCTGCTGCTCGCCTCCTCCGTACCGCATCTGCTGGACGAACGGAACGCCCGCGAGCAGGCCCGCAGCGAGGCACCGCTCTCCGGTTCGCCGGACGGGCGGGCCGCGAAGTCGGACACGTCGGTGGTGCGGATCAACACGACCACCGAGTACCGCGACCGGACCGTCGCGGGATACCTGATGCGCCCGGACGGCTCGAAGCCCGTCCTCCCGCCGGGGGTCGGACGCTTCCCCGGGGCGGACGAGATGGTCGTCTCGCCCGCGCTCAAGGAGCTGCTCGCCGCCCCGGGCAGCGAACTGCTCCGCGAGCGGCTGCCGTACGAGATCACCGGCACGATCGGCGACGCCGGGCTGCGCTCGCCCAACGAGCTCCGCTACTACGCGGGCAGCGACACCCTGACGCCCGCCGCCGGCGGCGAACGGATCTCCGGATACGGGAGCCCCGGCGAGACCGACCCGCTCCCGCCGCTGCTGATCGTGCTGACCGTCATGGTCTGCGTGGTGCTGCTGGTGCCCGTCGCGATCTTCATCGCCACCGCCGTGCGGTTCGGCGGCGACCGGCGCGACCGCAGGCTCGCCGCGCTGCGGCTGGTCGGCGCGGACATCCGGACGACCCGGCGCATCGCCGCCGGGGAGGCGCTGTTCGGCGCGGTGCTCGGGCTGCTGATCGGACTGGCCTTCTTCCTCGTGGGGCGGCAGTTCGTCGGCGCGGTGGAGATCTGGGACGTCAGCGCGTTCCCGGCCGACCTGGTGCCCGATCCGCTGCTGGCGCTGCTGATCACGGTGGCGGTGCCGCTGACCGCCGTGCTGGTCACGCTGGCCGCGATGCGCTCGGTGGTGATCGAGCCGCTCGGTGTCGTACGCCGCGGAAAGGACCGGGGCCGTCGGCTCTGGTGGCGGCTGCTCATGCCGCTCGCCGGTCTGGCGGTGCTCGGATCGACGGGCCGGATCAGCCCGTACGAGTACGCGCCCGTGAAGCCGTTCGCGGTCGCGGCCGGTGCGGTGCTGGTGCTGGTCGGGCTCGCCCTGCTGCTGCCCTGGCTGGTCGAGGCGTGCGTGAACCGGCTGCGCGGCGGCCCGGTGCCCTGGCAGCTCGCCACCCGCAGGCTCCAGCTGAGCAGCGGGGCGGCCTCCCGCGCGGTCAGCGGGGTCACGGTGGCGGTGGCGGGTGCGATCGCGCTCCAGATGATGTTCGCTGCGATGAACGCCGACTTCAACCGGGTGACCGGCCAGGACCCCACGCGGGCCCAGTTCGCCGCGTACTCCGAGGACGTCACGGGCGATGCGGCGACCTCGGCCATCGAGCAGTTCCGCGCCACCAAGGGCGTGGAGGTCGTGATCGGCTCGGTGGAGGCGTACGCGTCCAAGCCCGGTGACTACGCGGACGACGACATCCCGCCCACCACCTCGCTGACCATCGGCACGTGCGACACCCTGCGCGAACTGGCCCGGATCACCTCCTGCGAGGACGGCGACACGTTCGTCGTGCACCCGCGGGGCGACAAGGACATGGCCGACTGGGTCGACCAGACGGCCCGCAAGGGCGAGGTGGTCGAGATCGGCTCCGGGACGGGCAAGCCGCTGCGGTGGACGCTGCCCGCCGACTCCCCGACCGTGCAGGGCCGCCAGGACCCGATGGGCACCCCCCACTGGGGAATCATGGCCACCACCGGCGCGGTCGACGCGGGCAAGCTGCCCGGGGCGCAGATCACCGCCCAGATCCGGGTCGACAGGAGCGTGCCGGACGTCGCCGAGTACGTACGCAACACGGCCGCCCGGATCGATCCCGGCATGCACTTCGTCACCCTCGACTCGGTGGAGCGCGACCGGCAGTACGCCAGCATCCAGACCGGCCTCCAGGTCGGGGCGACCGTGGTGCTGCTGCTGATCGCCGCCTCGATGCTGGTCTCCCAGCTGGAGCAGCTGCGCGAGCGCAAGCGGCTGCTGTCGGTGCTGGTCGCCTTCGGCACCCGGCGTACGACGCTGGGCTGGTCGGTCCTGTGGCAGACCGCCGTTCCCGTGGTCCTCGGCCTGGTGGTCGCGGTCGCGGGCGGGCTCGGTCTCGGCGCGACGCTCACCTGGATGATCGAGAAGAGCGTCTCCGACTGGTGGCTGTTCCTGCCGCTGACGGGGGCCGGTGCGGGGCTGATCCTGCTGGTGACGGTGCTGTCGCTGCCCTCGCTGTGGCGGCTGATGCGGCCGGACGGTCTGCGTACGGAGTAG
- a CDS encoding alkyl hydroperoxide reductase, giving the protein MALNELKSAIPDFAKDLKLNLGSVIGNSELPQQQLWGTVLACAIASRSPKVLRELEPEAKANLSAEAYAAAKSAAAIMAMNNVFYRTRHLLSDPEYGTLRAGLRMNVIGNPGVEKVDFELWSLAVSAINGCGQCLDSHEQVLRKAGVDRETIQEAVKIASVIQAVGVTLDAEAVLAE; this is encoded by the coding sequence ATGGCTCTCAACGAACTCAAGTCCGCCATACCGGACTTCGCCAAGGACCTGAAGCTGAACCTCGGTTCGGTCATCGGCAACAGCGAGCTCCCGCAGCAGCAGCTGTGGGGCACCGTGCTGGCCTGCGCGATCGCCTCGCGTTCGCCGAAGGTGCTGCGCGAGCTGGAGCCCGAGGCGAAGGCCAACCTCTCCGCCGAGGCCTACGCCGCGGCGAAGTCGGCCGCCGCGATCATGGCGATGAACAACGTCTTCTACCGCACCCGGCACCTGCTGTCGGACCCGGAGTACGGGACGCTCCGCGCGGGTCTGCGGATGAACGTCATCGGCAACCCGGGCGTGGAGAAGGTCGACTTCGAGCTGTGGTCGCTCGCCGTCTCCGCGATCAACGGCTGTGGCCAGTGCCTGGACTCGCACGAGCAGGTGCTGCGCAAGGCAGGCGTGGACCGTGAGACCATCCAGGAAGCCGTCAAGATCGCTTCGGTGATCCAGGCGGTCGGTGTGACCCTCGACGCCGAGGCCGTACTCGCCGAGTAG
- a CDS encoding SPFH domain-containing protein produces MTVQHDDHRSEAPAPGPAIDAPDMPEPQVREVAAHAIPGGLGLLLTVLGVFAGIGLAIVGGVTGANGNNALGVPLFILGALLTITSFFCMSGVKMVAPGEARVIQLFGRYVGTIRTDGLRWINPLTSSQKISTRVRNHETAVLKVNDAYGNPIELAAIVVWKVEDTAQALFEVDDFLEFVATQTEAAVRHIAIEYPYDAHEEDGLSLRGNAEEITEKLAVELTARVKSAGVRIIESRFSHLAYAPEIASAMLQRQQAGAVVAARQQIVEGAVGMVEMALTRIAEQDIVELDSERKAAMVGNLMVVLCGDRAAQPVLNTGSLYQ; encoded by the coding sequence ATGACCGTCCAGCACGACGACCACCGCTCCGAGGCCCCGGCGCCCGGCCCCGCCATCGACGCCCCCGACATGCCCGAGCCGCAGGTCAGGGAGGTCGCCGCGCATGCGATCCCGGGCGGGCTGGGGCTGCTGCTGACGGTGCTCGGGGTGTTCGCGGGCATCGGCCTCGCCATCGTCGGCGGGGTGACGGGGGCGAACGGCAACAACGCCCTCGGCGTCCCGCTCTTCATCCTCGGGGCGCTCCTCACCATCACCTCGTTCTTCTGCATGAGCGGTGTGAAGATGGTCGCTCCGGGCGAGGCCCGGGTGATCCAGCTCTTCGGCCGGTACGTCGGGACGATCCGCACGGACGGACTGCGCTGGATCAACCCGCTGACCTCCAGCCAGAAGATCTCCACCCGGGTCCGCAACCACGAGACCGCCGTCCTCAAGGTCAACGACGCCTACGGCAACCCGATCGAGCTGGCCGCGATCGTCGTCTGGAAGGTCGAGGACACCGCCCAGGCGCTCTTCGAGGTCGACGACTTCCTGGAGTTCGTCGCCACCCAGACCGAGGCGGCCGTCCGGCACATCGCCATCGAGTACCCCTACGACGCCCACGAGGAGGACGGCCTCTCGCTGCGCGGCAACGCGGAGGAGATCACCGAGAAGCTGGCCGTCGAGCTGACCGCCCGGGTGAAGTCCGCGGGCGTCCGGATCATCGAGTCGCGCTTCAGCCACCTCGCGTACGCCCCCGAGATCGCCTCCGCGATGCTCCAGCGCCAGCAGGCCGGTGCGGTCGTCGCGGCCCGTCAGCAGATCGTCGAGGGCGCGGTCGGCATGGTCGAGATGGCCCTGACCCGGATCGCCGAGCAGGACATCGTGGAACTGGACTCCGAGCGGAAGGCCGCCATGGTCGGCAATCTGATGGTGGTGCTGTGCGGCGACCGCGCGGCGCAGCCGGTCCTCAACACGGGCAGCCTCTACCAGTGA
- a CDS encoding transglycosylase domain-containing protein: MGRADARRAQARGSRRAAKSGGIRRLFTWKKLLGTFFGIILLGMGAFGALYLYVDVPAAANAMAERQSNVYKYSDGTVLARTGKGVNRQIVDLNEVPKKVQHTFVAAENKTFYKDQGVDLKGTTRGIFNTLSGKGKQGGSTITQQYVKNYYLTQDPTVSRKLRELVISLKVDQQKSKDEILAGYINTAYYGRGASGIQAAAQAYYGIDAKDLDVSQGAYLASLLQAPSQYDWHTATDTGKKLVKERWAYTLRNMVEMGWLTESEKAGLEFPVPDKPKPAEGMEGQAGYLVEAANKELEKQGVSAADREAGGWTFTLTVDKKRQKALEKSVEDQLESKLDREGNKIDATVQAGATSVDPKTGKVVALYGGEDYIKHYISNATRQDYQPASTFKPLVLASALENESKTQDGSLIGLNTVYDGTSRRPVVGSDTPFSPQNEDDRSYGPISVQKAMNSSVNSVFAQMIVDVTPAAVKETALAVGVPDKNFPERPAVSLGTMNASTWDMAGVYATLDNHGRKVTPHILQSAEHRDRTVDAEKPKRVQAISRASADTVTKALTGVVDAGSGGAANTGAYDAAGKTGTSEDNKSAWFAGYTPELATVVALFGEGDGGRKQVSLTGTANSGRASGSGFPARIWADYTLGALGGGSGKTFDLEDVQRGEVPAPPTPSETPSEEPTESEEPTPPETPSETPSETPSETPSSPAPPTSSPPVTLPTKTPELPPEPGDGDGQPGERPGGGGAPPQ; the protein is encoded by the coding sequence ATGGGTCGAGCGGATGCGCGACGAGCTCAGGCGCGAGGGTCGCGCCGGGCTGCGAAGAGCGGCGGCATACGCAGACTCTTCACGTGGAAGAAGCTGCTGGGTACGTTCTTCGGGATCATCCTGCTGGGGATGGGCGCCTTCGGCGCTCTCTACCTGTACGTCGACGTCCCCGCCGCAGCGAACGCCATGGCGGAGCGGCAGAGCAACGTCTACAAGTACAGCGACGGCACGGTCCTCGCCCGTACCGGCAAGGGCGTCAACCGCCAGATCGTCGACCTGAACGAGGTGCCCAAGAAGGTCCAGCACACCTTCGTCGCCGCCGAGAACAAGACCTTCTACAAGGACCAGGGCGTCGACCTCAAGGGAACGACCCGCGGCATCTTCAACACCCTCAGCGGCAAGGGCAAGCAGGGTGGCTCGACCATCACCCAGCAGTACGTGAAGAACTACTACCTGACGCAGGACCCCACCGTGAGCCGCAAGCTCAGGGAACTGGTCATCTCGCTCAAGGTCGACCAGCAGAAGTCCAAGGACGAGATCCTCGCCGGGTACATCAACACCGCCTACTACGGACGCGGCGCGAGCGGCATCCAGGCGGCCGCCCAGGCGTACTACGGCATCGACGCCAAGGACCTGGACGTCTCCCAGGGCGCCTACCTCGCCTCCCTCCTCCAGGCCCCCAGCCAGTACGACTGGCACACCGCCACCGACACGGGCAAGAAGCTCGTCAAGGAGCGCTGGGCCTACACCCTGCGCAACATGGTCGAGATGGGCTGGCTGACCGAGTCCGAGAAGGCCGGCCTGGAGTTCCCCGTCCCGGACAAGCCCAAGCCCGCCGAGGGCATGGAGGGTCAGGCCGGCTACCTCGTCGAGGCGGCCAACAAGGAGCTGGAGAAGCAGGGCGTCTCCGCCGCCGACCGCGAGGCCGGTGGCTGGACGTTCACGCTCACCGTCGACAAGAAGCGCCAGAAGGCGCTGGAGAAGTCGGTGGAGGACCAGCTGGAGTCCAAGCTCGACCGCGAGGGCAACAAGATCGACGCCACCGTCCAGGCCGGCGCCACCTCGGTCGACCCGAAGACCGGCAAGGTCGTCGCCCTGTACGGCGGCGAGGACTACATCAAGCACTACATCAGCAACGCCACCCGCCAGGACTACCAGCCCGCCTCCACCTTCAAGCCGCTGGTGCTCGCCTCCGCCCTGGAGAACGAGTCGAAGACCCAGGACGGCAGCCTGATCGGGCTCAACACGGTGTACGACGGCACCAGCAGGCGGCCCGTCGTCGGCAGCGACACTCCGTTCAGCCCGCAGAACGAGGACGACCGCAGCTACGGCCCGATCTCCGTGCAGAAGGCGATGAACAGCTCGGTCAACTCCGTCTTCGCGCAGATGATCGTCGATGTGACGCCCGCCGCCGTGAAGGAGACGGCGCTCGCCGTCGGCGTACCGGACAAGAACTTCCCCGAGCGGCCCGCCGTCTCGCTCGGCACCATGAACGCCTCGACCTGGGACATGGCGGGCGTATACGCCACGCTCGACAACCACGGGCGCAAGGTCACCCCGCACATCCTCCAGTCCGCCGAGCACCGCGACCGCACGGTGGACGCCGAGAAGCCCAAGCGGGTGCAGGCCATCAGCCGCGCCTCGGCCGACACCGTGACCAAGGCGCTCACCGGGGTCGTCGACGCCGGGTCCGGCGGCGCGGCCAACACCGGCGCCTACGACGCGGCGGGCAAGACCGGCACCTCCGAGGACAACAAGTCCGCCTGGTTCGCCGGGTACACCCCGGAGCTGGCCACGGTCGTGGCCCTCTTCGGAGAGGGCGACGGTGGCCGCAAGCAGGTCTCCCTGACCGGTACGGCCAACTCCGGCCGCGCCAGCGGCAGCGGCTTCCCGGCCAGGATCTGGGCCGACTACACCCTCGGCGCCCTCGGCGGCGGCTCCGGCAAGACGTTCGACCTGGAGGACGTGCAGCGCGGCGAGGTGCCCGCACCGCCGACGCCTTCCGAGACGCCCTCCGAGGAGCCCACCGAGTCCGAGGAGCCCACCCCGCCCGAGACGCCCTCCGAGACGCCGAGCGAGACGCCGAGTGAGACGCCGTCCTCCCCGGCGCCGCCCACGAGCAGCCCGCCCGTCACGCTGCCGACGAAGACCCCCGAGCTGCCGCCGGAGCCCGGGGACGGCGACGGCCAGCCGGGTGAGCGGCCCGGTGGCGGCGGAGCGCCCCCGCAGTAA
- a CDS encoding PadR family transcriptional regulator — translation MSIGHTLLGLLESGPRHGYDLKRTFDEKFGQDRPLHYGQVYSTMSRLLKNGLVEVDGVESEGGPERKRYAITDAGITDVERWLAQPEKPEPYLQSTLYTKVVLALLTDRSAADVLDAQRSEHLRMMRILTDRKRKGDLADQLICDHALFHLEADLRWLELTAARLGQLAKVVSA, via the coding sequence ATGTCTATCGGTCACACCCTCCTCGGACTCCTGGAGTCCGGCCCCCGGCACGGCTACGACCTGAAGCGGACCTTCGACGAGAAGTTCGGCCAGGACCGTCCGCTGCACTACGGCCAGGTCTACTCGACGATGTCCCGGCTCCTGAAGAACGGACTCGTCGAGGTCGACGGGGTCGAGAGCGAAGGGGGGCCCGAGCGCAAGCGGTACGCCATCACCGACGCCGGGATCACCGACGTCGAGCGCTGGCTCGCGCAGCCCGAGAAGCCGGAGCCGTACCTCCAGTCGACCCTGTACACCAAGGTCGTCCTCGCCCTCCTCACCGATCGCAGCGCCGCCGACGTGCTGGACGCCCAGCGCTCGGAGCACCTGCGGATGATGCGCATCCTCACCGACCGCAAGCGCAAGGGCGACCTCGCCGACCAGCTGATCTGCGACCACGCCCTGTTCCATCTGGAAGCCGATCTGCGCTGGCTGGAACTGACCGCCGCCCGTCTCGGCCAGCTCGCCAAGGTGGTGTCCGCATGA
- a CDS encoding hydrogen peroxide-inducible genes activator produces MGQGKQGIRPKQSGKPTAKQPSLSQLRAFAAVAEHLHFRDAAAAIGMSQPALSGAVSTLEEALGVQLIERTTRKVLLSPAGERLAVRAGAVLDAVAALMEEAEAVRAPFTGVLRLGVIPTVAPYLLPTVLRLVHERYPDLDLQVHEEQTSSLLEGLAAGRLDLLLLAVPLGVPGVTEIPLFDEDFVLVMEQDHWLGGRADIPRDALRELPLLLLDEGHCLRDQALDICREAGRTQGAPVTTTAAGLSTLVQLVAGGLGVTLLPRTAVTVETGRNEALATGYFADPAPTRRVALAMRTGSARGGEFEEFAAALRGAMKPLPVRVVAASGE; encoded by the coding sequence GTGGGCCAGGGTAAACAGGGCATACGCCCCAAGCAGTCCGGTAAGCCGACCGCCAAGCAGCCCAGCCTGTCGCAGCTGCGCGCCTTCGCGGCCGTGGCGGAGCATCTGCACTTCCGGGACGCCGCGGCAGCAATCGGGATGAGTCAGCCCGCACTCTCGGGGGCCGTGTCCACCCTGGAGGAGGCACTGGGTGTCCAGCTCATCGAGCGTACGACGCGCAAGGTGCTGCTCTCGCCCGCGGGGGAGCGGCTCGCGGTGCGGGCCGGGGCGGTGCTGGACGCCGTCGCCGCGCTGATGGAGGAGGCCGAGGCGGTCCGGGCGCCGTTCACCGGGGTCCTCCGGCTCGGCGTGATCCCGACCGTGGCCCCGTATCTCCTGCCGACCGTGCTCCGGCTGGTCCATGAGCGCTACCCGGACCTCGACCTCCAGGTCCACGAGGAGCAGACCTCCTCGCTGCTGGAGGGACTCGCGGCGGGGCGGCTCGACCTGCTCCTCCTGGCCGTGCCGCTCGGGGTGCCCGGCGTCACCGAGATCCCGCTGTTCGACGAGGACTTCGTCCTGGTCATGGAGCAGGACCACTGGCTCGGCGGCCGGGCCGACATCCCGCGCGACGCACTGCGCGAGCTGCCGCTGCTCCTCCTGGACGAGGGGCACTGCCTGCGCGACCAGGCCCTGGACATCTGCCGTGAGGCGGGCCGCACCCAGGGCGCACCGGTCACCACGACCGCCGCCGGGCTCTCCACCCTGGTCCAGCTGGTCGCGGGCGGGCTCGGAGTGACGTTGCTGCCGCGCACCGCGGTGACGGTGGAGACCGGCCGCAACGAGGCGCTGGCCACCGGGTACTTCGCGGACCCGGCGCCCACCCGGCGGGTGGCGCTGGCGATGCGGACCGGGTCGGCGCGGGGCGGTGAGTTCGAGGAGTTCGCGGCCGCGCTGCGGGGAGCGATGAAGCCGCTGCCGGTGCGGGTGGTGGCGGCCTCCGGGGAGTGA